The Ananas comosus cultivar F153 linkage group 2, ASM154086v1, whole genome shotgun sequence genome contains a region encoding:
- the LOC109726205 gene encoding uncharacterized protein LOC109726205, with the protein MISIRPTVPAAATIPCARWPLPEKKKKKSPESVRWRATPSIYVDRAVRPRLEAPPPIPCSHGAHRGGADALLSLRALRGLLLVLSGFALQLLLPFSADATSAAENAPRREKRKGKGKGKGKGKGEVIGARSVRDWEAKARRGMAIRRLGRVEEEEEERSKREFAVFATERGDKLFTQSWTPLIVPTKGLVVLLHGLNEHSGRYNHFARQLNDEGLRVYAMDWIGHGGSDGLHGYVQSLDYAVDDLKSFLKKVLEDNPSLPCFLFGHSTGGAIVLKAVLDPKIEVCVEGVVLTSPAIRVRPSHPIIPVVAPIFSMLVPKYQFRASRRHGPPVSRDPEALRVKYSDPLVYTGPIRVRTGNEVLRISSYLQQNLSRVAIPVLVLHGTADTVTDPQASQRLYEESSSTDKTLELYDGLLHDLLFEPEKDDIAKDITDWFRSRIRQRMKGD; encoded by the exons ATGATAAGTATCCGCCCCACTGTTCCCGCGGCGGCGACGATCCCCTGTGCACGGTGGCCGTTgccggagaagaagaagaagaagtcccCGGAAAGCGTGAGGTGGCGGGCGACGCCGTCGATCTACGTGGACCGGGCGGTGCGGCCGCGGCTCGAGGCGCCGCCTCCGATCCCTTGCTCACACGGCGCCCACCGTGGCGGCGCGGACGCGCTTCTCTCGCTCCGCGCTCTCCGGGGCCTGCTTCTGGTTCTCAGCGGCTTCGCGCTCCAGCTGCTTCTGCCTTTCTCCGCTGATGCCACAAGCGCGGCGGAGAACGCGCCgcggagagagaagaggaagggaaaggggaaggggaaggggaaggggaagggggagGTGATCGGAGCGCGGAGCGTAAGGGATTGggaggcgaaggcgaggcggggAATGGCGATAAGGCGATTGGGgagggtggaggaggaggaggaggagaggagcaAGAGGGAGTTTGCGGTGTTCGCCACGGAGAGGGGGGATAAGCTATTCACCCAGTCGTGGACTCCGCTCATCGTTCCAACCAA GGGTCTGGTTGTTCTTTTGCATGGTTTGAATGAGCACAG TGGAAGATACAATCATTTTGCAAGGCAATTGAATGATGAAGGTCTTAGAGTCTATGCTATGGATTGGATTG GGCATGGCGGAAGTGATGGATTGCATGGTTATGTTCAATCGCTTGACTACGCTGTCGATGACTTG AAATCATTCCTGAAGAAGGTGTTGGAAGACAACCCCAGCTTGCCTTGCTTCTTGTTCGGCCACTCAACAGGCGGAGCTATTGTTCTGAAG GCAGTGTTAGATCCGAAGATAGAAGTTTGTGTTGAAGGTGTAGTACTAACATCACCTGCCATTCGCGTTCGGCCATCTCATCCAATCATTCCT GTAGTCGCGCCAATTTTCTCTATGCTAGTCCCGAAATACCAATTCCGTGCCTCTCGTCGACACGGCCCTCCCGTTTCTCGGGACCCTGAGGCCTTGAGGGTCAAGTATTCTGATCCACTCGTCTACACTGGCCCTATAAGAGTCAGAACAGGTAACGAGGTTCTCCGCATATCATCCTACTTGCAGCAGAATCTGTCCAGAGTCGCCATCCCTGTCCTAGTCCTCCATGGTACAGCTGACACAGTAACCGACCCACAAGCCTCCCAAAGACTCTACGAGGAATCATCCTCGACCGACAAAACCCTTGAGTTGTACGATGGGCTTCTGCATGACCTCCTTTTCGAACCTGAGAAAGATGATATTGCAAAGGATATTACCGATTGGTTTAGATCCAGAATTCGACAGAGAATGAAAGGAGATTAG
- the LOC109726189 gene encoding probable plastidic glucose transporter 1 isoform X1, whose product MRSSSVLLLPHLNPITTSIRPRNLALHKLSPSLKGFRVAAVENKPSPSPLGSKSEPPKTLGADGEVDYVEGGVGEGGGGGGGVDLGWLPAFPHALTASMANFLFGYHIGVMNGPIENIARELGFEGNSFLEGLVVSIFIVGAFIGSISSASLIDKFGCKRTLQIDTIPLILGALISAQAHSLDEMLWGRFLAGLGIGVNTVLVPLYISEVAPTKYRGSLGTLCQIGTCLGIIASLALGIPSESDPHWWRTMLYTACVPGLIIMLGMQFAVESPRWLCKVGRLDDARKVVGRLWGMSEVEKSIEEIKSVVENDGAESSWLDLLEEPHKRVAFIGGSLFLLQQFAGINGVLYFSSLTFQDVGISSSALASLFVGITNLGGALVASYLMDKQGRKKLLIGSYLGMAFSMFLIVSAISFPLDEGSSHILSISGTLMYIFTFALGAGPVTGIIIPELSSALTRSKIMGFSFSVHWVCNFLVGLFFLELVDKFGVGSVYAAFGGVSLLTAVFAMYFIVETQGRSLEEIEMSLSPSFTKDQK is encoded by the exons ATGCGCTCCTCCTCCGTTCTCTTGCTTCCGCATCTCAACCCAATTACCACCTCTATAAGACCTAGAAATCTCGCTCTGCATAAGCTTTCCCCCTCGCTCAAAGGGTTTCGAGTCGCCGCTGTTGAGAACAAGCCCTCACCTTCGCCATTGGGATCAAAATCGGAGCCCCCCAAAACCCTAG GGGCGGATGGAGAGGTGGATTACGTTGAAGGAGGAgtcggcgaaggcggaggcggaggcggaggtgttGATCTTGGGTGGTTGCCGGCTTTTCCTCACGCGCTCACGGCCTCCATGGCGAATTTCCTCTTCGGGTATCACATTGG GGTAATGAATGGCCCTATTGAAAATATTGCACGAGAGCTTGGTTTTGAAGGAAATTCCTTTCTTGAAGGTCTTGTGGTGAGCATCTTTATTGTTGGTGCATTTATTGGAAGCATAAGCTCAGCTTCGTTGATCGATAAGTTTGGTTGCAAACGCACGCTTCAAATAGATACAATTCCATTGATCCTTGGGGCACTAATAAG TGCCCAAGCACATTCTTTGGATGAAATGCTTTGGGGAAGATTTCTTGCTGGCCTCGGGATTGGTGTAAATACTGTACTTGTTCCACTATATATTTCTGAG GTTGCCCCAACAAAGTATAGAGGTTCTTTGGGTACTCTTTGTCAAATTGGGACGTGTTTAGGAATAATTGCGTCACTGGCCTTAGGGATTCCTTCTGAAAGTGATCCACATTG GTGGAGAACAATGCTCTATACTGCATGTGTCCCTGGCCTTATTATTATGTTAGGCATGCAGTTTGCCGTTGAGAGTCCCCGCTGGCTTTGTAAG GTAGGAAGATTAGATGATGCTAGAAAAGTAGTTGGAAGACTGTGGGGTATGTCAGAAGTTGAGAAGTCCATTGAAGAAATTAAATCTGTTGTTGAAAATGATGGTGCAGAGAGTAGCTGGTTGGACCTTCTGGAGGAGCCCCACAAAAGAG TTGCCTTTATCGGAGGATCCCTTTTCTTACTACAACAATTTGCTGGAATAAATGGGGTTCTTTACTTCTCTTCCTTAACCTTTCAAGATGTGGGAATCAGTAGTAGTGCTTTGGCTAGCTTATTTGTCGGAATCACCAACTTAGGAG GAGCATTAGTTGCTTCATACCTGATGGATAAACAAGGAAGGAAGAAACTTTTGATCGGAAGCTACCTCGGAATG GCATTTTCAATGTTTCTTATCGTTAGTGCCATTAGTTTTCCACTAGATGAAGGATCGAGCCACATCCTATCAATAAGTGGAACTCTCAT GTATATTTTCACATTTGCCTTAGGCGCTGGGCCAGTTACAGGTATTATAATACCAGAGCTGAGCAGTGCCCTTACACGTTCAAAGATCATGGGTTTTAGCTTCTCCGTACACTGG GTCTGCAACTTTTTAGTCGGACTGTTTTTTCTAGAACTGGTAGACAAGTTTGGAGTTGGGTCAGTCTACGCAGCATTTGGAGGGGTCTCTTTGTTGACGGCCGTGTTTGCCATGTATTTCATAGTCGAAACACAAGGGCGTTCTCTTGAGGAAATAGAAATGTCTTTGAGCCCTAGTTTCACGAAGGATCAAAAGTAG
- the LOC109726189 gene encoding probable plastidic glucose transporter 1 isoform X2 — protein sequence MRSSSVLLLPHLNPITTSIRPRNLALHKLSPSLKGFRVAAVENKPSPSPLGSKSEPPKTLGADGEVDYVEGGVGEGGGGGGGVDLGWLPAFPHALTASMANFLFGYHIGVMNGPIENIARELGFEGNSFLEGLVVSIFIVGAFIGSISSASLIDKFGCKRTLQIDTIPLILGALISAQAHSLDEMLWGRFLAGLGIGVNTVLVPLYISEVAPTKYRGSLGTLCQIGTCLGIIASLALGIPSESDPHWWRTMLYTACVPGLIIMLGMQFAVESPRWLCKVGRLDDARKVVGRLWGMSEVEKSIEEIKSVVENDGAESSWLDLLEEPHKRVAFIGGSLFLLQQFAGINGVLYFSSLTFQDVGISSSALASLFVGITNLGGALVASYLMDKQGRKKLLIGSYLGMVYFHICLRRWASYRYYNTRAEQCPYTFKDHGF from the exons ATGCGCTCCTCCTCCGTTCTCTTGCTTCCGCATCTCAACCCAATTACCACCTCTATAAGACCTAGAAATCTCGCTCTGCATAAGCTTTCCCCCTCGCTCAAAGGGTTTCGAGTCGCCGCTGTTGAGAACAAGCCCTCACCTTCGCCATTGGGATCAAAATCGGAGCCCCCCAAAACCCTAG GGGCGGATGGAGAGGTGGATTACGTTGAAGGAGGAgtcggcgaaggcggaggcggaggcggaggtgttGATCTTGGGTGGTTGCCGGCTTTTCCTCACGCGCTCACGGCCTCCATGGCGAATTTCCTCTTCGGGTATCACATTGG GGTAATGAATGGCCCTATTGAAAATATTGCACGAGAGCTTGGTTTTGAAGGAAATTCCTTTCTTGAAGGTCTTGTGGTGAGCATCTTTATTGTTGGTGCATTTATTGGAAGCATAAGCTCAGCTTCGTTGATCGATAAGTTTGGTTGCAAACGCACGCTTCAAATAGATACAATTCCATTGATCCTTGGGGCACTAATAAG TGCCCAAGCACATTCTTTGGATGAAATGCTTTGGGGAAGATTTCTTGCTGGCCTCGGGATTGGTGTAAATACTGTACTTGTTCCACTATATATTTCTGAG GTTGCCCCAACAAAGTATAGAGGTTCTTTGGGTACTCTTTGTCAAATTGGGACGTGTTTAGGAATAATTGCGTCACTGGCCTTAGGGATTCCTTCTGAAAGTGATCCACATTG GTGGAGAACAATGCTCTATACTGCATGTGTCCCTGGCCTTATTATTATGTTAGGCATGCAGTTTGCCGTTGAGAGTCCCCGCTGGCTTTGTAAG GTAGGAAGATTAGATGATGCTAGAAAAGTAGTTGGAAGACTGTGGGGTATGTCAGAAGTTGAGAAGTCCATTGAAGAAATTAAATCTGTTGTTGAAAATGATGGTGCAGAGAGTAGCTGGTTGGACCTTCTGGAGGAGCCCCACAAAAGAG TTGCCTTTATCGGAGGATCCCTTTTCTTACTACAACAATTTGCTGGAATAAATGGGGTTCTTTACTTCTCTTCCTTAACCTTTCAAGATGTGGGAATCAGTAGTAGTGCTTTGGCTAGCTTATTTGTCGGAATCACCAACTTAGGAG GAGCATTAGTTGCTTCATACCTGATGGATAAACAAGGAAGGAAGAAACTTTTGATCGGAAGCTACCTCGGAATG GTATATTTTCACATTTGCCTTAGGCGCTGGGCCAGTTACAGGTATTATAATACCAGAGCTGAGCAGTGCCCTTACACGTTCAAAGATCATGGGTTTTAG